In Phocoena phocoena chromosome 3, mPhoPho1.1, whole genome shotgun sequence, a single window of DNA contains:
- the FBLL1 gene encoding rRNA/tRNA 2'-O-methyltransferase fibrillarin-like protein 1 has protein sequence MKSAVSARGGVSGGRGGGCWGEGRGGGGGGGGKGGGGGKGPGGDGGGQGGKGGFGARTRGFGGGRGRGRGGGDGRDRGGGGQRRGVAKIKNRRRKGVTTVSVEPHRHEGVFIYRGAEDALVTLNMVPGQSVYGERRVTVTEGGVKQEYRTWNPFRSKLAAAILGGVDQIHIKPKSKVLYLGAASGTTVSHVSDIIGPDGLVYAVEFSHRAGRDLVNVAKKRTNIIPVLEDARHPLKYRMLIGMVDVIFADVAQPDQSRIVALNAHTFLRNGGHFLISIKANCIDSTASAEAVFASEVRKLQQENLKPQEQLTLEPYERDHAVVVGVYRPLPKSANK, from the coding sequence ATGAAGTCGGCGGTGAGCGCGCGCGGTGGGGTGTCTGGCGGCCGCGGAGGTGGCTGCTGGGGCGAGGGgcgaggaggcggaggaggaggcgggGGCAAAGGAGGAGGCGGGGGCAAAGGACCGGGAGGCGATGGCGGCGGCCAGGGGGGCAAGGGCGGCTTCGGAGCGCGGACGCGTGGCTTCGGAGGCGGCAGGGGCCGGGGGCGCGGTGGCGGAGACGGCAGGGACCGCGGAGGCGGCGGGCAGCGGCGTGGCGTGGCCAAGATCAAGAACCGCCGCAGGAAGGGCGTCACCACGGTATCCGTGGAACCGCACCGGCACGAGGGGGTATTTATCTACCGCGGAGCGGAGGACGCTCTGGTCACACTGAACATGGTGCCCGGCCAGTCGGTGTACGGCGAGCGGCGGGTCACGGTGACCGAGGGCGGCGTGAAACAGGAGTACCGCACGTGGAACCCCTTCCGCTCCAAGCTGGCCGCGGCCATACTGGGCGGGGTCGACCAGATTCACATCAAGCCCAAGTCCAAAGTGCTCTACCTGGGTGCCGCCTCGGGGACCACCGTCTCCCACGTCTCCGACATCATCGGCCCTGATGGCCTAGTCTACGCGGTCGAGTTCTCCCACCGCGCCGGCCGCGATCTGGTCAACGTGGCCAAGAAGAGAACCAACATCATCCCAGTCCTCGAAGACGCCCGGCACCCCCTCAAGTACCGCATGCTCATCGGGATGGTGGACGTGATCTTTGCCGATGTGGCCCAGCCAGACCAGTCCCGCATCGTGGCTCTGAATGCCCACACCTTCCTGCGCAACGGGGGCCACTTCCTCATTTCCATCAAGGCCAATTGCATCGACTCCACCGCCTCTGCCGAGGCGGTGTTTGCTTCTGAGGTGAGGAAGTTGCAGCAGGAGAATTTGAAGCCTCAAGAGCAGCTGACCCTGGAGCCCTACGAGAGGGACCACGCTGTGGTCGTCGGGGTCTATCGGCCCCTTCCCAAGAGTGCCAACAAGTAG
- the PANK3 gene encoding pantothenate kinase 3: MKIKDAKKPSFPWFGMDIGGTLVKLSYFEPIDITAEEEQEEVESLKSIRKYLTSNVAYGSTGIRDVHLELKDLTLFGRRGNLHFIRFPTQDLPTFIQMGRDKNFSTLHTVLCATGGGAYKFEKDFRTIGNLHLHKLDELDCLVKGLLYIDSVSFNGQAECYYFANASEPERCQKMPFNLDDPYPLLVVNIGSGVSILAVHSKDNYKRVTGTSLGGGTFLGLCSLLTGCESFEEALEMASKGDSTQADKLVRDIYGGDYERFGLPGWAVASSFGNMIYKEKRESVSKEDLARATLVTITNNIGSVARMCAVNEKINRVVFVGNFLRVNTLSMKLLAYALDYWSKGQLKALFLEHEGYFGAVGALLGLPNFS; the protein is encoded by the exons CTTTCCCATGGTTTGGCATGGACATCGGCGGAACTCTGGTAAAGCTCTCATATTTTGAACCTATCGATATCACAGCAGAGGAAGAACAAGAAGAAGTTGAGAGCTTAAAAAGTATCCGGAAATATCTGACTTCTAATGTAGCCTATGGATCCACTGGTATTCGGGATGTACACCTTGAACTGAAAGATTTAACACTTTTTGGCCGGAGAGGGAACTTGCACTTTATCAGATTTCCAACCCAGGACCTGCCTACTTTTATCCAAATGGGAAGAGATAAAAACTTCTCAACATTACACACGGTGCTATGTGCTACAGGAGGTGGTGCTTACAAGTTTGAAAAAGATTTTCGCACA ATTGGAAACCTCCACCTGCACAAACTGGATGAACTTGACTGCCTTGTAAAGGGCTTGCTGTATATAGATTCTGTCAGTTTCAATGGACAAGCAGAGTGCTATTATTTTGCTAATGCCTCAGAACCTGAGAGATGCCAAAAGATGCCTTTCAACCTGGATGATCCCTATCCACTTCTGGTAGTAAACATTGGTTCGGGAGTCAGTATTTTAGCAGTCCATTCCAAAGACAACTATAAACGAGTAACTGGGACAAG ccTTGGAGGGGGTACCTTTCTTGGTTTATGTAGTTTATTGACTGGCTGTGAAAGTTTTGAAGAGGCTCTTGAAATGGCATCCAAAGGTGACAGCACCCAAGCTGACAAGCTGGTCCGTGATATTTACGGAGGAGATTATGAAAGATTTGGTCTGCCTGGTTGGGCTGTAGCATCTAG tTTTGGGAATATGATTTATAAGGAGAAGCGAGAATCTGTTAGTAAAGAAGATCTAGCAAGAGCTACATTAGTTACTATCACCAATAACATTGGTTCTGTGGCACGAATGTGTGCTGTTAATgag aaaataaacagagTTGTCTTTGTTGGAAACTTTTTACGTGTCAATACTCTCTCGATGAAACTTTTGGCATATGCACTGGATTATTGGTCAAAAGGTCAACTGAAAGCATTGTTTCTAGAGCATGAG GGATATTTTGGAGCAGTTGGTGCACTTCTTGGGCTGCCAAATTTCAGCTAA